A genomic window from Prunus persica cultivar Lovell chromosome G2, Prunus_persica_NCBIv2, whole genome shotgun sequence includes:
- the LOC18785100 gene encoding uncharacterized protein LOC18785100 yields MEAEQVGELVSVTFTWTIEKFSTLKSQKHYSEGFSVGDFQWQMVVYPKGSSGIPGKHDLSIYLNVANASALPSGWSRYAQFTLTVVNQVDRDKSITVETKHVFSESKSDWGFTSFMPLSELCDCTRGFLVNDICVLEAEVAVSQVDYKISEVQETWFCTPLVPPKHEDQTLGPSNVDSVVVTESSQPLREPCSEQALNSSIAFTTRSFDQLLAFQDSLSSEQACTELNDSPVGPSIIKEHEQTPSTPVGRLMDFKGLGQIEKDFVPLLEEVCLLHPSLIECQRKRSRMFTEWAFTALGRLLYFLQTTKGKDMVEDACKHLQILWEELETFRFDLSWLEPHVQSALGMNKFVERARLVKEQRDNVDALEIEVKRLKARLVVATLEFQVAKTDMGLAEESCVEINMDGIMTMHYMPVQIRAGIAFPNRLESPHCLKLK; encoded by the exons ATGGAGGCTGAGCAAGTTGGGGAGCTTGTGTCTGTAACATTCACATGGACGATTGAAAAATTCTCTACGTTGAAATCCCAGAAGCATTACTCAGAGGGTTTTTCTGTTGGTGATTTTCAATG GCAGATGGTTGTGTATCCAAAGGGAAGCAGTGGAATTCCCGGAAAGCACGATTTGTCGATATATTTGAATGTTGCTAATGCTTCAGCATTGCCATCTGGGTGGAGTAGATATGCCCAGTTCACCTTGACTGTGGTGAATCAAGTTGACCGTGATAAGTCAATCACAGTAG AAACTAAACATGTTTTCAGTGAAAGTAAAAGTGATTGGGGCTTCACATCATTCATGCCTCTAAGTGAGCTTTGTGATTGTACCAGAGGGTTTCTTGTGAATGATATATGTGTTCTTGAAGCCGAGGTTGCAGTCAGTCAGGTTGACTATAAGATTTCAGAAGTCCAAGAAACTTGGTTTTGTACACCCTTAGTGCCCCCAAAGCATGAAGATCAAACGCTAGGACCTTCAAATGTGGATTCTGTGGTAGTTACAGAGTCTTCACAACCTCTCAGGGAACCTTGTTCTGAACAGGCGCTTAACTCTTCAATAGCATTTACGACACGAAGTTTTGATCAATTGCTTGCTTTCCAGGATTCACTAAGTTCTGAACAAGCTTGCACTGAGCTTAATGATAGCCCTGTTGGCCCTTCGATAATCAAGGAACATGAGCAAACGCCCTCCACCCCAGTTGGCAGGCTCATGGATTTCAAGGGTTTAGGGCAAATAGAGAAAGATTTTGTTCCATTGCTGGAGGAAGTCTGTTTGTTGCATCCTTCATTGATTGAGTGCCAAAGGAAGAGAAGTCGTATGTTTACTGAATGGGCATTCACAGCTTTGGGTAGACTCTTGTATTTTCTACAGACTACAAAGGGTAAGGATATGGTTGAGGATGCCTGTAAGCACCTTCAAATTTTATGGGAGGAGCTTGAGACCTTCAGATTTGACTTGTCTTGGTTGGAGCCTCATGTTCAATCCGCTTTGGGTATGAACAAGTTTGTGGAAAGGGCACGACTGGTGAAAGAACAGAGAGACAATGTGGATGCTTTGGAGATTGAAGTCAAGAGGTTAAAAGCTAGGCTAGTTGTTGCAACGCTAGAGTTTCAGGTTGCAAAAACAGACATGGGATTGGCAGAAGAAAGCTGTGTTGAAATAAACATGGATG GCATCATGACAATGCATTATATGCCTGTCCAGATACGTGCAGGAATCGCTTTTCCGAACAGACTAGAATCACCTCATTGcctgaaattgaaataa
- the LOC18786316 gene encoding MATH domain and coiled-coil domain-containing protein At3g58270, translating to MENQQVGEFVSETFTWTIENFSKLKNQKLYSEVFLIGDWKWRILIFPKGNNVKQLSVYLEVVDASDLPFLWTRYAEFSLTVVNQLNSNKSITKDSKHGFNSSESDWGFTSFMALSELCDSNNGFLRNDKCIIEADVSVRKVDIKILEDQGTGSSAAIEPSEQEDQGQEPSSVDSVQVPHSSVTTPSSQQVVAFQDAPSSRQVFIEPTDSYVDPSIVKVHDKVPFTPVGKLMDFRGLGKIEKVFVPLLEEVCSWHPSLVECQKKRSRTFIEWAFTALGRVLHFLKTTKVKDMTEDACEHLQLLWEELETFKFDLAWLEPSVQTALNLKKLVERAGQVQKQREDVDALEIEVKRLKARLAVAEIDLEVAKRDLAKAEVGFGNDTDMNRELGYGGH from the exons ATGGAGAATCAGCAAGTAGGAGAATTTGTATCTGAAACATTCACATGGACCATTGAAAACTTCTCAAAGTTGAAGAACCAGAAGCTTTACTCTGAGGTTTTCCTCATCGGTGATTggaaatg GCGGATACTTATATTTCCAAAAGGGAACAACGTGAAGCAGTTGTCCGTGTATTTGGAGGTTGTAGATGCTTCAGACTTGCCATTTCTGTGGACTAGATATGCCGAATTCAGCTTGACTGTGGTTAATCAACTGAATAGCAACAAGTCAATAACAAAGG ACAGTAAGCATGGGTTCAATTCAAGTGAGAGTGATTGGGGCTTCACATCATTCATGGCTTTAAGTGAGCTTTGTGACTCTAACAACGGCTTTCTTAGGAATGATAAGTGTATTATTGAAGCTGACGTTTCAGTCCGTAAGGTTGACATTAAGATTTTGGAAGACCAAGGAACTGGCAGTTCTGCAGCAATAGAGCCTTCAGAGCAAGAAGATCAAGGGCAGGAACCTTCAAGTGTGGATTCTGTACAAGTTCCACACTCGTCTGTTACAACACCTAGTTCTCAACAGGTGGTTGCTTTCCAGGATGCACCAAGTTCAAGACAAGTTTTCATTGAGCCTACTGATAGCTATGTTGACCCTTCCATAGTCAAGGTGCATGACAAAGTGCCCTTCACTCCAGTTGGCAAGCTCATGGATTTTAGGGGTTTGGGGAAAATAGAGAAAGTTTTTGTTCCATTGCTAGAGGAAGTTTGTTCGTGGCATCCTTCATTGGTTGAGTGccaaaagaagagaagtcGTACATTTATTGAATGGGCATTCACAGCTTTGGGTCGAGTCTTGCATTTTCTGAAGACTACGAAGGTCAAGGATATGACTGAAGATGCCTGTGAACACCTTCAACTTTTGTGGGAGGAGCTTGAGACTTTCAAATTTGACTTGGCTTGGCTGGAGCCTTCTGTACAAACTGCTCTGAATTTGAAGAAGCTTGTGGAAAGGGCAGGGCAAGttcaaaaacagagagaggatGTGGATGCGTTGGAGATTGAAGTGAAGAGGCTAAAGGCCAGGCTAGCTGTTGCAGAGATAGATCTTGAGGTTGCAAAAAGAGACTTGGCAAAGGCAGAAGTAGGCTTTGGTAATGATACAGATATGAATAGGGAGTTGGGTTATGGGGGGCATTAG